Part of the Flavobacterium okayamense genome, CAGCATAATACATTTGACCAAATAATGGTCCGTATACTAAACTACTATCAAAATATGTTCCAAATGGGTTATCTGCTCCAATTATAGCATTACTTTGTTTGTAATTTGTAATATTTTCTCCACCAACATATACTTCAAAGGTACTCGAAAATGTTCTTGTTATTTGAGCATTTAATGTTCCAAACGATGACGAATAATCATCTAATTGGTATTGTGGTAAATTTGTTGATGTATCTGGCAAACGTTGCTTTCCTAACCAATTATATGTAGCATCAAACTTCCATTGTTGGCCTTTTTCTTTAATATGTGTTTCGAAAGCTGCATTTGCAAAGAATCGATGTTTCGCTTGCAAAGGTCTTTCTAATTTACCCACTAAATAATCACTTTGCACATCATAATATTTATAGGCCGAACGCAAGGTAAAGTGCATAATAGGTGTTACACTAAATTCTGCTTGAAAACTATTCGCATAACTTTTCCCATCTAAGTTATGAAAAACTACTTGTTGCGGACTTACATCTAAATCAACAACAGCCTGATTTTGAAAATCGGTTCTATAATAATCCAAAACAATTTCAGATTCTGCTCCAAATATTTTGAATTTTTGAATAAAATTTAAACCATAATTCCAAGCAATTTCTGGATTTAAACCATATAACTTTCCGTCATTATTAAGAATTGAAAACTGACGATTTGATGCAAAAAGTTGTTGGTTTTCAGCAAAAATATTAGCTGCACGTTTACCTCTTCCAGCTGAAAGTCTTAAAACAGCTTCTTTCCATGGATTGTAACGAATATGCAAACGAGGTGTAACAAATGTTCCTAATCGATTATGATTATCTACACGAACTCCAGCTACAACACTTAAATTATCTAAGTTATCATAAGTATATTCAAAAAATGCACCTACAGAGTTATCAATTCTAGAAAAATCTTCCGCAAAGTTTACGGCAATAAATTCATTATAATCGTCGTAAGAAACGTTTAAACCAGTTGCAAATTTATTCTTGGTATTATTAATAATAGAATTATAAATTAAATTGGAATACCAACTTTTTTGATGAATATTATATTGGTTTAAACCAAAATACGAATCTTGTTTGTGCGATTGAAATGAGTTTTGAAGTCCAAAACTTTTGTAAGGTTCATCTGGAAAAACATATCCTGTTTTATTAGAAATTTCTATTTTTTCAGTATTTACTTCACTTCCCCATGCATTTATAGTAAATTTATCTTTTTCGGGATCAAAATCTACTTGTCCTGCTTGTTTTTCGTCACGCATATATCGAACGTTTAAAAAGCTTACCCAACCTCTTTCTGCATCGGTATATTGCCAACGATTTAAAATATTAATTTGTTTCCCAACTGGATTATCTAAAAATCCATCATCGTTCATATCATTCTTAAATTGGCGTGTATTTCCATGCACAAATAATGAAGAGCTCAACTTATCGGAATACTTTTGATTGAAATGAGTATTCAATTCAAAACGTCCATCTTGAGAACCATAAGCATTTAAAAAGAACGGAATATCGTTAGCTGGTTTTAATAATTCGTAATTGATTTGTCCCGAAATACTTTCGTAACCATTAATTACACTTCCTGCTCCTTTTGTAATTTGAATACTTTCTACCCAAGTTCCCGGAATATATGATAACCCGTAAGCTTGTGAAGCACCACGAACAGATGGAATATTTTCTTCTGCAATTAAAATGTATGGACTCGTTAAACCTAACATTTTAATTTGACGATTACCTGTTACAGCATCAGAGAAATTAACATCGATGGAAGGATTTGTACTAAAGCTTTCCGAAAGATTACAGCAAGCAGCTTTTAACAACTCTTTGCTTCCCATTTTTTGAACATTGGTTGCTTGAATTAAAGAATGTTCTGTACTTTTTTGAGTTTTAGTTACCGTAACTTCATTCAAATTCGTAACTTCTTCTAAAACAATAGTAATAAAATCAGAATTTAAAATTTCTACTTTTTGAGTTTTAAACCCTATATAGCTCACTAATAAACTATTAGTTTCTTCAGTTTTAATAATACTAAATTGTCCATCTACATCAGTTGATGCTCCTATGGATGCATTTTGCCAAAAAACATTGGCGCCTAATAAAGGTTGATTATTGGTGTCTACTACTTTTCCTTTTATAGTTTCTTGTGCATTTCCAAAAAAACCAAATATGAAAAGTAATATACTTAGTGTATATTTCATGTGTTTATAAATTTTTAATGTTTGAAAGATTTTACTCTAAAGACATTAAAAATTTATGCGTAAAAAACGAGTTGGCAATATAATTTGTAAAGTGGTGGCGAATTAGATTCGCTATAATTTTCAATTAACTTTTTATTATTAATTGAAATTATTTGATTTTGAAAATTAAAATCGAATTGTTGAGTCGGAACAAATTGCCCTAAGTCTAAACTTAATGATTTTACAACAAAATTATCCGATTTTTTTTCAGCCTTTATGGAAGTTTCAGAACAACATTTCTTTTTCACATCCTTTTTTATGCAACAACAATTAGAATCATCACCACTTGGAGTTGAATAGTCTAATGAGACAGAAGCAACTTTATCATGACAATAATGAATATTGACAGCCAATCCTAAATTGGAAATCAATATAAAAAAGGATAATATGAAACCTGTTATCTTGTTCATTATGAAATGCAAAGTTAATAAACTGAAAATAATAAAGCGTTAAATTTACCTAAATTTCAAATACTTGGTTTAATGCTGGAATTAAACATTCATAATCACAGACTTCTTCAATTGTTTGTTTTAAACCTTTTGACGCTTCTTTTTCGCCATGAACTAAAAATATTTTTTGAGGTTTTGAATCTAAATCGGATAACCAATTAATCAAATCTTTTTGATCGCCATGTGCCGACAATCCTTCAATTAAAAAAACGGAAGCTTTAACTTGATAATATTTTCCATACATTTTAATTTCTGGCTCACCTTCTAGCAATCTTCTTCCTCGAGTTCCTTCAGCTTGATAACCTACTAATAAAACTGTATTTTCAGGTTTATCGATATAACGTTCTAAATATGAAAGTACTCTTCCGCCAGTTATCATTCCGCTTGCAGCAATTACAACTTTTGGTCGTTTGTCATAAATCGCTTCAATGGTATCTTTATAATCAGAAATTAACGTAAACATTCTACACATTTCTTCACATTCATGTGGTGTTAATTTATGCCATTTTGTATTCTCTAGAAATAGATGTAAAACATCAATTCCCATTGGTGTATCTATTATATAAGGAATATTTGGAATTTTGTCTTCTTTTTTAAGTTGCCAAATCAGATACATCATGGTTTGTACTCGTTCTACAGCAAAACTCGGAATAATAACATTTCCACCTCGTTGAAAAGTATTATTAATGAATAATTCTAAATCTTGCAGCGATGTATTTTCAGGATGAACTCTATTTCCGTAAGTACTTTCTAAGAAAACATAATCGGCTTGTTTTGGTTTTATTGGAGGAAATAATAATACATCATCATCTTGGCCAACATCTCCAGAAAAAACAAGCTTCTTACCTTCAATACTTAACGAAATGGAACAAGCTCCTAAAATATGTGATGCATAAAAAAAGTTAAAAGAAACAGAATCAGACAACTTTATTTCTTCATTAGGATTTACCGATTTTAATAACGGAAATACTTTCTCTGCATCGGCAATTGTATATAAAGGTTCAGCGGGATCGTGTTTTGAATAATGCTCTTTGTTTGCTTTTTCGGCTTCTTCTTCCTGAATTTTAGCGCTATCTAATAGAATTAACTTAGTAATTTCTTTAGTTGGAGCTGTACAAAATATTTTCCCTTCAAATCCATATTTTACTAATAATGGTAACCAACCGCAATGATCTAAATGTCCGTGTGTAAGAATTACAAAATCTATTATACTTACATCAAATGGTAATGGTTCTCGATTCAGTAATCTCAATTCTTTTAAACCTTGGAACAAACCACAATCTATCATTACATTAATTTCATCGGATTCTATTAATGTTTTAGAACCTGTAACGGTTTCTGTCCCTCCAAAAAAGTGAATTTTCATACCTAGTTATTTAAAAGTTGGTGACATTCATTTAATACTTTTTTCAATCGATTTTGACTCAGTTTTAAATTAGTTTTACTTTTTCCAAAATGAATAAAATCGTAAACTGTTAAAATATCTTCAAGAAGAAGTATTTCTTTTTCCGCTTGAGTTATTGTTGTTAAACAAGTTATAGGAAAAACTCGGTAATGTGTAATAATATCTTTTAAACTATTATTTTCTGGATAATTCCAACTTAATAAATTTAATTCGCTACAAACTCCAAATTTTACTGCATCTTCTGTAAACTTATTATTAGTTACAATCCAACATTTTGTAAACTGTTGATTAGATGAAAAGAAATTGTAATCTCTGTTCTTTAAATCGTTAAATCTAGACAAAATATACATCGGAACTTTTACATCGGTTTTGGTTTCTTGGCTCCCGTGGAATTTACATTCTATCATAGCTAAATGCATATCTTTTTGAACAACAACATCTAGTTCGTGTGAAACACAATTCCCTTCTACAATTAAATTTGTTTTAGTTGAATAATCTTGTAATTCAAATATTCTAGCGATAAATTTTTCAAAATAAAATCCGGCTGGACCTAACAGCTGAATTCCTTTTTTTAAGCTATATCGAGCTGCATTAGAGTTTGATCTAGTCCGAAGTTTTTGAAAAGCTAACCTGAAAATCTGCTTAGAAGTTGCTCCATCTTGAATTTTTGATTCTATTTCAGAAACTATAGCGTTAGCTAATTCATAATTAGCACCAGAATTGATAAGTGATCTAATTAATTTTTGTCTATCGAAGTTAACCCATTCACCAGATTGCTTTTTAATTTTCATGTTATAAAACTATAACACTAATTTACGAAAATTATCGATTCAGTTTTTGGTAATAAAAAGCTGGTATAAAAAGAATTAAAAAAATTGGCTGAATTAAAAATCTTCTAGTGTAAAACAATAATAAATAATCATTAACAAATTTTAATTCAATAAAAAATAGAATTATTAAAACAATAAATAAGAATACAAAAAGTAATAGCGAAAGTTTAGTTATATTTTTATCCTTAAATAAAATATATAACATGCCAATTGAAATTGCAGTATTTAAGAAGTATCTCAAAAATAAATTTAAAAGTAACTTGAAAATATCATAATTCGGTAATTCTTTGTTTTGAAAATCTGTTTTAAAGAAATCTAAAAAAGGATCATAAAATATTCTTGCTTCAAATAAACGGATACAAACTAGAAGTAGAACCAAAATCCCAATTATTGCTAATTTATATTTA contains:
- a CDS encoding TonB-dependent receptor, with protein sequence MKYTLSILLFIFGFFGNAQETIKGKVVDTNNQPLLGANVFWQNASIGASTDVDGQFSIIKTEETNSLLVSYIGFKTQKVEILNSDFITIVLEEVTNLNEVTVTKTQKSTEHSLIQATNVQKMGSKELLKAACCNLSESFSTNPSIDVNFSDAVTGNRQIKMLGLTSPYILIAEENIPSVRGASQAYGLSYIPGTWVESIQITKGAGSVINGYESISGQINYELLKPANDIPFFLNAYGSQDGRFELNTHFNQKYSDKLSSSLFVHGNTRQFKNDMNDDGFLDNPVGKQINILNRWQYTDAERGWVSFLNVRYMRDEKQAGQVDFDPEKDKFTINAWGSEVNTEKIEISNKTGYVFPDEPYKSFGLQNSFQSHKQDSYFGLNQYNIHQKSWYSNLIYNSIINNTKNKFATGLNVSYDDYNEFIAVNFAEDFSRIDNSVGAFFEYTYDNLDNLSVVAGVRVDNHNRLGTFVTPRLHIRYNPWKEAVLRLSAGRGKRAANIFAENQQLFASNRQFSILNNDGKLYGLNPEIAWNYGLNFIQKFKIFGAESEIVLDYYRTDFQNQAVVDLDVSPQQVVFHNLDGKSYANSFQAEFSVTPIMHFTLRSAYKYYDVQSDYLVGKLERPLQAKHRFFANAAFETHIKEKGQQWKFDATYNWLGKQRLPDTSTNLPQYQLDDYSSSFGTLNAQITRTFSSTFEVYVGGENITNYKQSNAIIGADNPFGTYFDSSLVYGPLFGQMYYAGLRFKIK
- a CDS encoding HYC_CC_PP family protein, which translates into the protein MNKITGFILSFFILISNLGLAVNIHYCHDKVASVSLDYSTPSGDDSNCCCIKKDVKKKCCSETSIKAEKKSDNFVVKSLSLDLGQFVPTQQFDFNFQNQIISINNKKLIENYSESNSPPLYKLYCQLVFYA
- a CDS encoding MBL fold metallo-hydrolase — protein: MKIHFFGGTETVTGSKTLIESDEINVMIDCGLFQGLKELRLLNREPLPFDVSIIDFVILTHGHLDHCGWLPLLVKYGFEGKIFCTAPTKEITKLILLDSAKIQEEEAEKANKEHYSKHDPAEPLYTIADAEKVFPLLKSVNPNEEIKLSDSVSFNFFYASHILGACSISLSIEGKKLVFSGDVGQDDDVLLFPPIKPKQADYVFLESTYGNRVHPENTSLQDLELFINNTFQRGGNVIIPSFAVERVQTMMYLIWQLKKEDKIPNIPYIIDTPMGIDVLHLFLENTKWHKLTPHECEEMCRMFTLISDYKDTIEAIYDKRPKVVIAASGMITGGRVLSYLERYIDKPENTVLLVGYQAEGTRGRRLLEGEPEIKMYGKYYQVKASVFLIEGLSAHGDQKDLINWLSDLDSKPQKIFLVHGEKEASKGLKQTIEEVCDYECLIPALNQVFEI
- a CDS encoding exosortase F system-associated membrane protein, producing MLNEILKDKYKLAIIGILVLLLVCIRLFEARIFYDPFLDFFKTDFQNKELPNYDIFKLLLNLFLRYFLNTAISIGMLYILFKDKNITKLSLLLFVFLFIVLIILFFIELKFVNDYLLLFYTRRFLIQPIFLILFIPAFYYQKLNR
- a CDS encoding ATP cone domain-containing protein, giving the protein MKIKKQSGEWVNFDRQKLIRSLINSGANYELANAIVSEIESKIQDGATSKQIFRLAFQKLRTRSNSNAARYSLKKGIQLLGPAGFYFEKFIARIFELQDYSTKTNLIVEGNCVSHELDVVVQKDMHLAMIECKFHGSQETKTDVKVPMYILSRFNDLKNRDYNFFSSNQQFTKCWIVTNNKFTEDAVKFGVCSELNLLSWNYPENNSLKDIITHYRVFPITCLTTITQAEKEILLLEDILTVYDFIHFGKSKTNLKLSQNRLKKVLNECHQLLNN